From a region of the Triticum aestivum cultivar Chinese Spring chromosome 7D, IWGSC CS RefSeq v2.1, whole genome shotgun sequence genome:
- the LOC123164858 gene encoding GDSL esterase/lipase At1g28600-like: MGRSNRHCSISLAVIFVFAVLLLNADLGSCGCFKRIFSLGDSITDTGNFAYITRNGPPGPPSVPPYGETYFHRPMGRASDGRLIIDFYAQALGLPLLPPSTPEEKTGKFPTGANFAVFGSIALNPKYFKSRYNFNLSRGCLDDQLASFKRVLARIAPGDAATKSLLSESLVVFGEIGGNDYNFWFFDRTRSRDTAQEYIPDVVARIGAGVQEVIKLGAKTILVPGNFPIGCVPVYLRDYKSNTSTDYDQFGCLKWFNTFSQMHNQLLKQKISMLKSQNPGVKIIYGDYYGAFMEFVKNPLRNGIDKPLVACCGGDGPYGTGHECNQKAKVCPDPSRFANWDQIHMTEKAYNVIANGVLNGPYADTPLLHTC; encoded by the exons ATGGGGAGGTCCAATCGCCACTGCTCCATTTCCCTTGCAGTCATCTTCGTGTTTGCCGTCCTGCTCCTGAACGCTGATCTAGGGTCGTGCGGTTGCTTCAAGCGCATCTTCTCCTTGGGCGACTCCATCACCGACACCGGCAACTTCGCGTACATCACCCGCAATGGTCCGCCGGGTCCGCCCTCTGTGCCCCCTTATGGAGAGACCTACTTCCACCGCCCCATGGGCCGTGCCTCCGATGGGCGTCTCATCATCGACTTCTACG CGCAAGCGTTGGGCCTGCCGTTGCTGCCGCCTAGCACTCCCGAGGAGAAGACGGGGAAGTTCCCGACCGGTGCCAACTTTGCCGTGTTTGGCTCTATTGCGCTCAACCCCAAGTACTTCAAGTCAAGGTATAACTTCAATCTGTCGCGCGGGTGCCTCGACGATCAGCTCGCTTCTTTCAAGAGAGTGCTCGCGCGGATTGCTCCGGGAGATG CTGCCACCAAGAGTCTCCTGAGCGAATCCCTGGTTGTCTTTGGCGAGATCGGCGGCAACGACTACAACTTCTGGTTCTTCGATCGTACGCGCAGCCGGGACACGGCCCAGGAGTACATACCGGACGTGGTTGCCCGCATAGGCGCCGGCGTCCAAGAGGTGATCAAGCTCGGTGCCAAGACTATCCTTGTCCCTGGGAACTTCCCCATCGGGTGCGTGCCGGTTTACCTCAGAGATTACAAGAGCAACACGTCCACGGACTATGACCAGTTCGGCTGCCTCAAGTGGTTCAACACATTCTCCCAGATGCACAACCAGCTACTGAAACAAAAGATCAGCATGCTCAAGTCGCAGAACCCCGGCGTGAAGATCATCTACGGCGACTACTATGGCGCCTTCATGGAGTTTGTCAAGAATCCTCTCAGGAATGGCATTGACAAGCCTCTGGTGGCATGTTGTGGTGGCGATGGCCCATATGGCACAGGCCATGAGTGCAACCAGAAGGCGAAGGTTTGCCCCGACCCATCTAGGTTTGCCAACTGGGACCAAATCCACATGACCGAGAAGGCATACAATGTCATCGCTAATGGGGTGCTCAACGGCCCGTACGCGGACACCCCGTTGCTCCACACTTGCTAG